One window of Mauremys reevesii isolate NIE-2019 linkage group 4, ASM1616193v1, whole genome shotgun sequence genomic DNA carries:
- the KLHL28 gene encoding kelch-like protein 28 isoform X1 — protein sequence MDTCLLPLQRRLTQMDQSSPTYMLANLTHLHSEQLLQGLNLLRQHHELCDIILRVGDVKIHAHKVVLASISPYFKAMFTGNLSEKENSEVEFQCIDEAALQAIVEYAYTGTVFISQDTVESLLPAANLLQIKLVLKECCTFLESQLDPGNCIGISRFAETYGCHDLYLAANKYICQNFEDVCQTEEFFELTHAELDEIVSNDCLNVVTEETVFYALESWIKYDVQERQKYLAQLLHCVRLPLLSVKFLTRLYEANHLIRDDHTCKHLLNEALKYHFMPEHRLSHQTVLTTRPRCAPKVLCAVGGKAGLFACLESVEMYFPQKDSWIGLAPLSIPRYEFGICVLDQKIYVVGGIATHMCQGINYRKHESSVECWDPDTNTWTSLERMNESRSTLGVVVLAGELYALGGYDGQSYLQSVEKYIPKVKEWQPVAPMSKTRSCFAAAVLDGMIYAIGGYGPAHMNSMERYDPSKDSWETVASMADKRINFGVAVMLGFIFVVGGHNGVSHLSSIERYDPHQNQWTVCRPMKEPRTGVGAAVIDNYLYVVGGHSGSSYLNTVQKYDPILDTWLDSAGMMYCRCNFGLTAL from the exons ATGGACACCTGCTTACTTCCTCTTCAGAGACGGTTAACACAG ATGGACCAGTCGTCTCCAACCTACATGCTTGCCAACTTAACCCACTTACATTCTGAACAGCTTTTGCAGGGCTTGAACCTCCTTCGCCAACACCATGAGCTGTGTGACATTATCCTTAGAGTTGGCGATGTCAAGATCCATGCGCACAAAGTGGTACTTGCTAGCATCAGCCCGTATTTCAAAGCCATGTTCACTGGAAATCTTTCAGAGAAAGAGAACTCTGAGGTAGAGTTCCAGTGCATTGACGAGGCAGCACTGCAGGCTATAGTGGAATATGCATACACAGGGACTGTATTCATCTCGCAGGACACCGTAGAGTCACTTCTTCCAGCTGCAAATCTTCTTCAGATCAAACTTGTACTAAAAGAATGTTGCACATTTCTTGAAAGCCAGCTAGATCCTGGCAATTGCATTGGGATTTCTCGTTTCGCAGAGACGTATGGCTGCCATGACCTCTACTTGGCTGCTAACAAATACATTTGTCAGAATTTTGAAGACGTTTGTCAGACTGAAGAATTTTTTGAGCTTACACATGCTGAATTAGATGAAATTGTTTCAAATGACTGCTTGAATGTTGTCACAGAAGAGACAGTTTTTTATGCACTGGAGTCTTGGATCAAGTACGATGTGCAGGAGCGACAGAAGTACTTAGCACAGCTGCTACACTGTGTCCGGTTGCCACTGCTGAGTGTTAAGTTTCTTACTAGGTTGTATGAAGCAAACCATCTTATTCGTGATGACCATACTTGTAAACATCTACTGAATGAAGCCCTGAAATACCACTTTATGCCTGAGCATAGACTTTCCCATCAGACTGTGTTGACAACACGACCACGTTGTGCTCCTAAAGTACTTTGTGCTGTAGGAGGAAAAGCTGGATTATTTGCTTGTTTGGAAAG TGTTGAGATGTATTTTCCCCAGAAAGACTCCTGGATAGGTCTGGCGCCTCTTAGCATTCCCCGCTATGAATTTGGAATATGTGTCCTGGACCAGAAAATATATGTTGTAGGAGGGATTGCAACCCACATGTGTCAAGGCATCAATTACCGAAAACATGAAAGTTCAGTGGAATGCTGGGATCCTGATACAAATACCTGGACATCTCTCGAAAGAATGAATGAGAGCCGAAGTACTCTTGGAGTAGTGGTTCTAGCAGGAGAACTGTATGCCTTAGGTGGCTATGATGGGCAATCTTATTTACAGTCAGTAGAGAAATACATTCCAAAGGTTAAGGAATGGCAACCAGTGGCCCCAATGAGTAAAACAAGAAGTTgttttgctgctgctgtcttggaTGGAATGATATATGCCATTGGTGGTTATGGTCCTGCCCATATGAACAG CATGGAACGTTATGATCCAAGTAAAGACTCATGGGAGACAGTAGCTTCAATGGCAGACAAAAGGATAAACTTTGGTGTTGCTGTCATGCTGGGCTTCATTTTTGTAGTGGGCGGACACAATGGGGTGTCTCACTTGTCAAGCATTGAGAGATATGACCCACATCAAAATCAGTGGACGGTGTGTAGACCTATGAAGGAACCCAGAACAG GAGTTGGTGCAGCTGTAATTGATAACTACCTTTATGTAGTTGGAGGTCACTCAGGGTCATCCTATCTGAACACTGTACAGAAATATGACCCTATCCTGGATACCTGGCTGGACTCTGCTGGTATGATGTACTGTCGATGTAATTTTGGTTTGACTGCACTTTGA
- the KLHL28 gene encoding kelch-like protein 28 isoform X2, protein MDQSSPTYMLANLTHLHSEQLLQGLNLLRQHHELCDIILRVGDVKIHAHKVVLASISPYFKAMFTGNLSEKENSEVEFQCIDEAALQAIVEYAYTGTVFISQDTVESLLPAANLLQIKLVLKECCTFLESQLDPGNCIGISRFAETYGCHDLYLAANKYICQNFEDVCQTEEFFELTHAELDEIVSNDCLNVVTEETVFYALESWIKYDVQERQKYLAQLLHCVRLPLLSVKFLTRLYEANHLIRDDHTCKHLLNEALKYHFMPEHRLSHQTVLTTRPRCAPKVLCAVGGKAGLFACLESVEMYFPQKDSWIGLAPLSIPRYEFGICVLDQKIYVVGGIATHMCQGINYRKHESSVECWDPDTNTWTSLERMNESRSTLGVVVLAGELYALGGYDGQSYLQSVEKYIPKVKEWQPVAPMSKTRSCFAAAVLDGMIYAIGGYGPAHMNSMERYDPSKDSWETVASMADKRINFGVAVMLGFIFVVGGHNGVSHLSSIERYDPHQNQWTVCRPMKEPRTGVGAAVIDNYLYVVGGHSGSSYLNTVQKYDPILDTWLDSAGMMYCRCNFGLTAL, encoded by the exons ATGGACCAGTCGTCTCCAACCTACATGCTTGCCAACTTAACCCACTTACATTCTGAACAGCTTTTGCAGGGCTTGAACCTCCTTCGCCAACACCATGAGCTGTGTGACATTATCCTTAGAGTTGGCGATGTCAAGATCCATGCGCACAAAGTGGTACTTGCTAGCATCAGCCCGTATTTCAAAGCCATGTTCACTGGAAATCTTTCAGAGAAAGAGAACTCTGAGGTAGAGTTCCAGTGCATTGACGAGGCAGCACTGCAGGCTATAGTGGAATATGCATACACAGGGACTGTATTCATCTCGCAGGACACCGTAGAGTCACTTCTTCCAGCTGCAAATCTTCTTCAGATCAAACTTGTACTAAAAGAATGTTGCACATTTCTTGAAAGCCAGCTAGATCCTGGCAATTGCATTGGGATTTCTCGTTTCGCAGAGACGTATGGCTGCCATGACCTCTACTTGGCTGCTAACAAATACATTTGTCAGAATTTTGAAGACGTTTGTCAGACTGAAGAATTTTTTGAGCTTACACATGCTGAATTAGATGAAATTGTTTCAAATGACTGCTTGAATGTTGTCACAGAAGAGACAGTTTTTTATGCACTGGAGTCTTGGATCAAGTACGATGTGCAGGAGCGACAGAAGTACTTAGCACAGCTGCTACACTGTGTCCGGTTGCCACTGCTGAGTGTTAAGTTTCTTACTAGGTTGTATGAAGCAAACCATCTTATTCGTGATGACCATACTTGTAAACATCTACTGAATGAAGCCCTGAAATACCACTTTATGCCTGAGCATAGACTTTCCCATCAGACTGTGTTGACAACACGACCACGTTGTGCTCCTAAAGTACTTTGTGCTGTAGGAGGAAAAGCTGGATTATTTGCTTGTTTGGAAAG TGTTGAGATGTATTTTCCCCAGAAAGACTCCTGGATAGGTCTGGCGCCTCTTAGCATTCCCCGCTATGAATTTGGAATATGTGTCCTGGACCAGAAAATATATGTTGTAGGAGGGATTGCAACCCACATGTGTCAAGGCATCAATTACCGAAAACATGAAAGTTCAGTGGAATGCTGGGATCCTGATACAAATACCTGGACATCTCTCGAAAGAATGAATGAGAGCCGAAGTACTCTTGGAGTAGTGGTTCTAGCAGGAGAACTGTATGCCTTAGGTGGCTATGATGGGCAATCTTATTTACAGTCAGTAGAGAAATACATTCCAAAGGTTAAGGAATGGCAACCAGTGGCCCCAATGAGTAAAACAAGAAGTTgttttgctgctgctgtcttggaTGGAATGATATATGCCATTGGTGGTTATGGTCCTGCCCATATGAACAG CATGGAACGTTATGATCCAAGTAAAGACTCATGGGAGACAGTAGCTTCAATGGCAGACAAAAGGATAAACTTTGGTGTTGCTGTCATGCTGGGCTTCATTTTTGTAGTGGGCGGACACAATGGGGTGTCTCACTTGTCAAGCATTGAGAGATATGACCCACATCAAAATCAGTGGACGGTGTGTAGACCTATGAAGGAACCCAGAACAG GAGTTGGTGCAGCTGTAATTGATAACTACCTTTATGTAGTTGGAGGTCACTCAGGGTCATCCTATCTGAACACTGTACAGAAATATGACCCTATCCTGGATACCTGGCTGGACTCTGCTGGTATGATGTACTGTCGATGTAATTTTGGTTTGACTGCACTTTGA
- the KLHL28 gene encoding kelch-like protein 28 isoform X3 — protein sequence MDTCLLPLQRRLTQMDQSSPTYMLANLTHLHSEQLLQGLNLLRQHHELCDIILRVGDVKIHAHKVVLASISPYFKAMFTGNLSEKENSEVEFQCIDEAALQAIVEYAYTGTVFISQDTVESLLPAANLLQIKLVLKECCTFLESQLDPGNCIGISRFAETYGCHDLYLAANKYICQNFEDVCQTEEFFELTHAELDEIVSNDCLNVVTEETVFYALESWIKYDVQERQKYLAQLLHCVRLPLLSVKFLTRLYEANHLIRDDHTCKHLLNEALKYHFMPEHRLSHQTVLTTRPRCAPKVLCAVGGKAGLFACLESVEMYFPQKDSWIGLAPLSIPRYEFGICVLDQKIYVVGGIATHMCQGINYRKHESSVECWDPDTNTWTSLERMNESRSTLGVVVLAGELYALGGYDGQSYLQSVEKYIPKVKEWQPVAPMSKTRSCFAAAVLDGMIYAIGGYGPAHMNRSWCSCN from the exons ATGGACACCTGCTTACTTCCTCTTCAGAGACGGTTAACACAG ATGGACCAGTCGTCTCCAACCTACATGCTTGCCAACTTAACCCACTTACATTCTGAACAGCTTTTGCAGGGCTTGAACCTCCTTCGCCAACACCATGAGCTGTGTGACATTATCCTTAGAGTTGGCGATGTCAAGATCCATGCGCACAAAGTGGTACTTGCTAGCATCAGCCCGTATTTCAAAGCCATGTTCACTGGAAATCTTTCAGAGAAAGAGAACTCTGAGGTAGAGTTCCAGTGCATTGACGAGGCAGCACTGCAGGCTATAGTGGAATATGCATACACAGGGACTGTATTCATCTCGCAGGACACCGTAGAGTCACTTCTTCCAGCTGCAAATCTTCTTCAGATCAAACTTGTACTAAAAGAATGTTGCACATTTCTTGAAAGCCAGCTAGATCCTGGCAATTGCATTGGGATTTCTCGTTTCGCAGAGACGTATGGCTGCCATGACCTCTACTTGGCTGCTAACAAATACATTTGTCAGAATTTTGAAGACGTTTGTCAGACTGAAGAATTTTTTGAGCTTACACATGCTGAATTAGATGAAATTGTTTCAAATGACTGCTTGAATGTTGTCACAGAAGAGACAGTTTTTTATGCACTGGAGTCTTGGATCAAGTACGATGTGCAGGAGCGACAGAAGTACTTAGCACAGCTGCTACACTGTGTCCGGTTGCCACTGCTGAGTGTTAAGTTTCTTACTAGGTTGTATGAAGCAAACCATCTTATTCGTGATGACCATACTTGTAAACATCTACTGAATGAAGCCCTGAAATACCACTTTATGCCTGAGCATAGACTTTCCCATCAGACTGTGTTGACAACACGACCACGTTGTGCTCCTAAAGTACTTTGTGCTGTAGGAGGAAAAGCTGGATTATTTGCTTGTTTGGAAAG TGTTGAGATGTATTTTCCCCAGAAAGACTCCTGGATAGGTCTGGCGCCTCTTAGCATTCCCCGCTATGAATTTGGAATATGTGTCCTGGACCAGAAAATATATGTTGTAGGAGGGATTGCAACCCACATGTGTCAAGGCATCAATTACCGAAAACATGAAAGTTCAGTGGAATGCTGGGATCCTGATACAAATACCTGGACATCTCTCGAAAGAATGAATGAGAGCCGAAGTACTCTTGGAGTAGTGGTTCTAGCAGGAGAACTGTATGCCTTAGGTGGCTATGATGGGCAATCTTATTTACAGTCAGTAGAGAAATACATTCCAAAGGTTAAGGAATGGCAACCAGTGGCCCCAATGAGTAAAACAAGAAGTTgttttgctgctgctgtcttggaTGGAATGATATATGCCATTGGTGGTTATGGTCCTGCCCATATGAACAG GAGTTGGTGCAGCTGTAATTGA